TGGTCGGCTACGGGCAGAGGACGATCCCCTGCGCCCACAGGCACTCGCCGCAGACCGGCGCAGGGTTCTGGTAGCAGTCCTCGCGGTTGGTTTCCGTGAGCGGGCAGCCGCCGCAGTGGAAGCAGGGCGGGAAGTCGAACGCGCGGAGGCGCCCGCGGAACGCGCGGTGGGCCGGCTCGCGCCACGTGGCCCGAAGCGCCTGGCGATCGACGTGGCCCACCTCGTAGGCGTCCACGACGCGCTCCTGGTGGTTGATGTACTCGGCGTGCGAGTGCAGGAGCGACAGGCACGGCGCCACGCGGCCGTCCCACGCCACGGCGCACATGCCCTCGTGCGCGAAGCGGCAGCGGTTGCGCCAGCGGCCCTCGTCGGCGGAGGGCGACGGGTAGGTGAGCCCGCGTCCCCAGACGGCCTCGGCCAGCGGGCGCGTGATCTCGCCGGCGTCGAGGCGGGCCACGGTCAC
The window above is part of the Candidatus Fermentibacter sp. genome. Proteins encoded here:
- a CDS encoding SPASM domain-containing protein, translating into TDVALAAVYRLLDARRHANGRMAVGVAAVASRSTVESLPTLLEWAADLRLDFVSIGNLVPHTEEMAREVLWQHAGWASAFRQPSWRPRVTVARLDAGEITRPLAEAVWGRGLTYPSPSADEGRWRNRCRFAHEGMCAVAWDGRVAPCLSLLHSHAEYINHQERVVDAYEVGHVDRQALRATWREPAHRAFRGRLRAFDFPPCFHCGGCPLTETNREDCYQNPAPVCGECLWAQGIVLCP